Within Deinococcus actinosclerus, the genomic segment CCAGGCCATCGCGCCGCTGCTCATGCCGACGAACACGCCTTCCTCCTGCGCCAGGCGGCGGGCCAGTGGGTAGGCGTCTTCCTCCCACACGTCGATCACGTCGTCGATGACGCTGCGGTCGAGGTTGTCCGGGATGAAGCCGGGGCCCATGCCCTGGAAGCCGTGGGTGCCCATCTCGCCGCCGGTCAGGACGTTGCTGCGCGCCGGTTCACAGGCGATGATCTGCACGTCCGGGTTCATGCGCCTCAGGTACCGGCCGACGCCGCTGATGGTGCCGCCGGTGCCGCTGCCGTACACGAAGGCGTCGATGCGGCCGTCCATCTGCTCCCACAGTTCGGGGCCGGTGGTGCGTTCGTGCACGGCGGGGTTGGCGGGGTTACCGAACTGGTTCATCATGACCGCGCCGCGCTCCTGCACGAGCTTCTCGGCTTCCTCGATGGCGGCCAGCATGCGGCGGGTGGGGTCGGTGAGGATCAGTTCGGCGCCGTACGCGACCAGGGTGCGTTTGCGTTCCTCGCTCATGCTGGCGGGCATGCACAGGATCAGTTTGTAGCCCTTGGCAGCGGCGACCTGCGCCAGTCCGATGCCGGTGTTGCCGCTGGTGGGTTCCACGATGGTCCCACCGGGTTTCAGGACGCCGCGCCGCTCGGCGTCCTCGATGAGGCCCAGGGCGGTGCGGTCCTTGATGCTGCCGCCGGGGTTCTGACCTTCGAGTTTCACGAACACGTCGGCCATGCCGGGCTCGACGACGCGCGTCAGTTGCAGGAGGGGGGTGTGCCCGATGAGGGACTCGATCATGCCGCTCAGGATAGGCGCTGCCGGGCCGCGCCGTGGTGGCGGCGCAGACAGGTGGCGCGCAGACAGGTCGCAGTCCCAGACAGCGCGCGTCCGCCCGCGCCTGGGCTGGCGGGGCGGACGCGATTGGGGGGAGGGACTCAGCTCAGGCGGTCGTCGGGCGCGACGGGAAGGGTCGCGGGGCGGCGCTCGTCGGCGGCACCGGACGCAGGGGCACTGGGTGCGGGGACGCTGGGTGTGGGGACGCTGGGCGCGGCAGGCTGGGCACCGACCTGGGCCGTTGCGGGGTGCACGGGGTCGGGCTGGCTGTCCAGCGCGGCCTCACCGGTCGCGTCGGGCCGGCTGGCCAGCGGGTCGAGGTCGGGGGCCTCCTTGTTCACGCTCTCCACCAGGATGTCCAGCATGTCACCGTCACGCGCGGCCTGCACGGCCTTGTGCGTCACGATCTCGCCCACGTTCAGGATGATGCTGTCGTCCGGCGCCAGGATCACGCGCGTGACGGGCCGGCCCAGCGCGTCGCGCACCTTCTGCTCCTGCGCCTCCTGCTGGCGCTGGTCGATGGCCTGCTCGGCCTGCTCGCGCTTGTCACCCAGCCAGTGCTTGGCGCGTTCCAGCAGGTTGCCGGCACTCTCGCTGACGTTCCCCAGCCCCTGGCTGACGGCGCTCGTGGCGCTCACGCCGGGCCGCGTGCTGCCGGTCGTGGCGTCGATCAGGGCCTGCTGCGCCCCCACGTGCCGCGCGCGGTCCAGGATGGCGGGCGTCACGATCTGGCCCTGCGCGGCCACGAGGCTGCCGCCGGGGGCGCGCACGTCGGTCTTCACGCGGCGGCCGATGGTCGCCTCGGGGCTGTTCGGGTCGAGCTGCTGGCGCTGGCGCAGCCCCTCCACGCCCTCCTGGATGGCGCCACCGGTCGCGGCGGCGGTCAGGGCGGCGAGGCGGCCGGTCTGTTCGGCGCGGTCGGCCTGGAAGCTGGTGATGGTCGCCCCGGCAGGCACGATGACCTCACCCGCGTCGGTGGTGATCTCGCTGCGGGCGGTCTTGCCGGTCACGTAGGCCTTCTGCCGTTCGGCGGTGGCGTCCTTGACGTCCTCGTAGGATTCCTGCACGCGGTCACGGGCGCTGCCGTAGGCGCCGGCGATCACGCCGCCGGTCGCGGCGGTGGCCAGCGCGGCGAGCTTCCCGGCCGCCTCGGCGTCGTCGGCGTGCGCGGCGGTGATGGTCTCGCCCTTGGCGACGATCAGGTGGCCGTCGGTGGCGGTGATGTCTCCCCCGGCGGTCTTGCCGACCACGTATTCCTTCTGGCGTTCGCGGGTGGCCTCGGCGATGTTCTCGTAGGCGCCCTTGACCCCTTCGGCGGCGTTGCCGTAGGCGTCCTTGATGCCCTCGGCGGCGTTCTGGTACGCGCCGCTGATGCTCTCACCGGCGCTGTTCAGGGCGCCCTTCAGGCCGCCGTCCTCCTGTTCCTGCATGGCCTGCGCAACCGTGACGGGGACGATGGCGGTGTCGGTGCCGATCTGCACGCTCTCGGGCGC encodes:
- the cysK gene encoding cysteine synthase A, whose protein sequence is MIESLIGHTPLLQLTRVVEPGMADVFVKLEGQNPGGSIKDRTALGLIEDAERRGVLKPGGTIVEPTSGNTGIGLAQVAAAKGYKLILCMPASMSEERKRTLVAYGAELILTDPTRRMLAAIEEAEKLVQERGAVMMNQFGNPANPAVHERTTGPELWEQMDGRIDAFVYGSGTGGTISGVGRYLRRMNPDVQIIACEPARSNVLTGGEMGTHGFQGMGPGFIPDNLDRSVIDDVIDVWEEDAYPLARRLAQEEGVFVGMSSGAMAWAALEVARRLGPGRRVATIACDTGARYLTTSLFAGEGDTPAGYLPRSRQRTA
- a CDS encoding PRC-barrel domain-containing protein; translation: MIKGKDILNRSIIAVSTGEKVDRVHDVIFDHQANQVLGLLVDEGGWFSAAKVVPFERIRSVGEDAIMIGTPDDVTTTREDGRLKEALDSKTSLVGLTLLTTDGQNLGRIADVFFDEHTGRVEGYEATGGLFADLSSGRTFVPAPESVQIGTDTAIVPVTVAQAMQEQEDGGLKGALNSAGESISGAYQNAAEGIKDAYGNAAEGVKGAYENIAEATRERQKEYVVGKTAGGDITATDGHLIVAKGETITAAHADDAEAAGKLAALATAATGGVIAGAYGSARDRVQESYEDVKDATAERQKAYVTGKTARSEITTDAGEVIVPAGATITSFQADRAEQTGRLAALTAAATGGAIQEGVEGLRQRQQLDPNSPEATIGRRVKTDVRAPGGSLVAAQGQIVTPAILDRARHVGAQQALIDATTGSTRPGVSATSAVSQGLGNVSESAGNLLERAKHWLGDKREQAEQAIDQRQQEAQEQKVRDALGRPVTRVILAPDDSIILNVGEIVTHKAVQAARDGDMLDILVESVNKEAPDLDPLASRPDATGEAALDSQPDPVHPATAQVGAQPAAPSVPTPSVPAPSAPASGAADERRPATLPVAPDDRLS